In Desulfofundulus kuznetsovii DSM 6115, the following are encoded in one genomic region:
- a CDS encoding GNAT family N-acetyltransferase: MLKNTRIFVKRLGNSDIQPATEFAFKMIKEVYGRGIDPVWDHDLLNFEDLYIKTRGNTFLAAFNENGEIVGTLAVRRYDGRIKSLEGFYDLKATAELAKCYVDRKYRRRGIGSLLVKEAEQFCRGAGYKVIYLHTHMYLPGAYEFWHSQGFKLRLDEGGPRQTVHMEKFLSP, from the coding sequence ATGTTAAAAAATACAAGGATCTTTGTTAAAAGACTGGGTAATAGTGATATCCAGCCCGCCACGGAATTTGCCTTTAAAATGATCAAAGAAGTTTATGGCAGAGGAATTGACCCTGTTTGGGACCATGACCTGCTTAATTTTGAAGATTTATACATAAAAACCCGGGGAAATACCTTTCTGGCCGCTTTTAATGAAAATGGCGAAATCGTTGGAACCCTGGCTGTACGCCGTTATGATGGGCGAATTAAGTCTCTGGAGGGTTTTTATGATTTAAAGGCGACGGCGGAGCTGGCCAAATGTTACGTTGACAGGAAATACCGGAGGAGGGGAATTGGTTCCCTGCTGGTTAAAGAGGCTGAACAATTCTGCAGGGGAGCAGGGTATAAAGTAATTTATCTCCATACCCACATGTACCTGCCGGGTGCTTATGAATTCTGGCATTCGCAGGGGTTCAAGCTGAGGCTGGATGAAGGCGGTCCCCGGCAAACTGTTCATATGGAAAAATTTTTATCGCCATAA
- a CDS encoding nucleoside recognition domain-containing protein — protein sequence MQPISDVLPDVLNLWKNVLPSMLLGCFLGNLFQNTVLLQRLGRVMHPLARLGRLPVGCATSLTLCLADRIAGYAMLAELKNSGVVKTREVVITFLVSAIPTGLYFTIFFFGPAVVASLGYHTGGMYLTIYLSTNLMVGTAGLLLGRLILLRPGQVREGSTQIQEAVHTSWRDKLVTAVRRTIPAFCRLAAVFMPVTFLASILLHTELVKQVLRQVEPILSYMGLPGPMLFVITTGVLSMIAAVGTLGPILQAGLVTPAEAVTTLLVTSVLHYLYEFWSHGLPTNVSIFGPKLGMEVSLAALLVRELATFLAVGTVVLLV from the coding sequence GTGCAGCCCATTTCAGATGTCCTGCCCGATGTGCTGAATCTGTGGAAAAACGTACTGCCTTCCATGCTGCTGGGTTGTTTTCTTGGTAATCTGTTTCAAAATACTGTTCTTCTGCAGCGCCTGGGCCGGGTAATGCACCCCCTGGCGCGGTTGGGCCGTTTGCCTGTGGGCTGTGCCACCTCCCTCACCTTATGTCTGGCCGACCGGATTGCAGGCTATGCCATGCTGGCAGAGTTGAAGAATAGCGGGGTAGTTAAGACCCGGGAAGTTGTAATTACTTTCCTTGTTTCTGCCATTCCCACCGGGCTATATTTCACGATTTTTTTCTTCGGCCCGGCGGTTGTTGCTTCCCTGGGGTACCATACCGGAGGCATGTACCTGACCATTTACCTCAGTACGAACTTGATGGTCGGCACTGCCGGGTTGTTGCTCGGCAGGTTAATTTTGCTGCGGCCTGGGCAGGTCCGGGAAGGAAGTACGCAAATCCAGGAAGCAGTTCATACGTCCTGGCGGGATAAATTGGTTACCGCGGTGCGGCGGACCATTCCCGCTTTTTGCCGCCTCGCTGCGGTTTTCATGCCGGTTACCTTCCTGGCATCGATCCTGCTGCACACGGAGCTGGTCAAACAGGTGCTACGGCAGGTGGAACCCATATTGAGTTACATGGGCCTGCCGGGCCCCATGCTCTTTGTCATTACTACCGGTGTGCTGAGCATGATCGCTGCCGTGGGTACCCTCGGCCCCATCCTGCAGGCCGGTCTGGTCACCCCGGCAGAGGCGGTTACCACTTTGCTGGTGACTTCGGTGTTGCATTACCTGTATGAATTCTGGAGCCATGGTTTGCCGACCAATGTCTCTATTTTCGGACCTAAACTGGGAATGGAGGTGAGTCTGGCAGCGTTGCTGGTGCGGGAACTTGCAACGTTCCTGGCCGTGGGAACAGTGGTCCTGCTGGTCTAG
- a CDS encoding ABC transporter ATP-binding protein, translating into MSLVPVLKVNNLSTHFHTRYGVIKAVDGVSFTVAAGKTLGLVGESGCGKSVTALSILRLIEPPGKILSGEVWLNGYDLLRLPSRQLRQVRGREIALVFQDPLTSLNPVLTIGTQLAETIVSHEEVSRAEARRRAVELLLRLGLPDPERLMRLYPFQLSGGMRQRVMMAMALSMRPKVLIADEPTTALDVTVQAQILAELKRLQEELGMAIILITHDLGVVAAVADEVAVMYAGSIVERGPVAQIFDRPAHPYTRALLRSVPRLDREELVPVEGQPPSLLNLPAHCAFLPRCPQAGAACWGEKPELREIGPGHAAACHRLFPWAG; encoded by the coding sequence ATGTCCCTTGTTCCTGTTTTAAAGGTGAATAATTTATCCACTCACTTTCATACCCGGTACGGCGTCATCAAGGCTGTAGATGGGGTCAGCTTCACGGTGGCGGCCGGGAAAACCCTGGGCCTGGTGGGGGAGAGCGGCTGCGGCAAGAGCGTTACAGCCCTGTCCATCCTGCGCCTGATTGAGCCGCCGGGAAAAATTCTCTCCGGCGAAGTCTGGTTAAACGGCTACGACCTGCTGAGACTCCCCTCAAGGCAGTTGCGGCAGGTGCGGGGCCGGGAAATAGCGCTGGTTTTCCAGGACCCGCTGACCTCCCTGAATCCGGTTTTAACCATCGGCACGCAGCTTGCGGAAACCATTGTCTCCCATGAAGAGGTATCCCGGGCTGAAGCGCGGCGTCGTGCGGTGGAGCTTCTTTTGCGCCTGGGCCTGCCCGACCCGGAAAGGCTCATGCGCCTGTACCCTTTTCAGCTTTCCGGGGGCATGCGCCAGCGGGTGATGATGGCCATGGCGCTCTCGATGCGCCCGAAGGTGTTGATTGCCGATGAGCCCACCACCGCCCTGGACGTTACCGTCCAGGCCCAGATCCTGGCGGAGCTGAAGCGGCTGCAGGAAGAGCTGGGGATGGCCATCATCCTCATCACCCACGACCTGGGGGTGGTCGCGGCCGTGGCCGACGAAGTGGCGGTAATGTACGCCGGTTCAATTGTGGAGCGCGGCCCGGTGGCGCAAATATTTGACCGTCCCGCCCACCCCTACACCCGGGCTTTGCTCCGTTCCGTGCCGCGCCTGGACAGGGAAGAACTGGTGCCCGTTGAGGGGCAGCCGCCGTCGCTCCTAAATCTCCCGGCCCATTGCGCCTTTCTCCCCCGCTGCCCGCAGGCGGGCGCGGCGTGCTGGGGGGAGAAGCCGGAATTGCGGGAGATCGGGCCGGGCCACGCGGCAGCCTGCCACCGTTTATTTCCCTGGGCCGGCTAG
- a CDS encoding ABC transporter substrate-binding protein: MAVGLAQFPGNLDPADQYNGWYVVKFGVGETLVKIGKDMKIEPWLAETWKKVDDLTWQIKIRDNVIFHNGTKVTGEAVKASLERTVAMNKRASQLLDIASIEVNGNEITVKNNHPNPSFIPALADPFAVIVDVDAARTMGEEFAEKPVATGPFKIKGYAKDVEVVVEKNDNYWGSKPKLDEVVFKFIPDSNTRVMALQAGEIQVADNIPAESVEAIIKTGAYQILSGSSLRTHMLIFNVTKPGLDDVNVRKAINMAINREDLANKVMKESAIPAVGPFPLVLPFGGNELEGYAYQPEEAKKLLDAAGWKPGSDGVRRKNDRKLEFSVLCYKNRPELPVLLEAIQAELKEIGVKINIINVENIGEALKKDFDATIYSLNTAPYGDPQYFLETVFKTGAASNFGKYSNPRLDLLTDKLKTTFNVQERNTIAKEAQQIVLNDAAFAFLVYPKSLLAMSNKVEGIELSPSEFYMLNPDVTVRP, translated from the coding sequence TTGGCTGTCGGTTTGGCCCAGTTCCCCGGCAACCTGGACCCTGCCGACCAGTACAACGGCTGGTACGTAGTCAAATTCGGTGTGGGTGAAACTCTTGTAAAAATAGGCAAGGACATGAAAATTGAACCATGGCTTGCGGAAACATGGAAAAAAGTGGACGATTTAACTTGGCAGATAAAAATCAGGGATAATGTTATTTTTCACAACGGAACGAAGGTTACCGGTGAGGCGGTGAAGGCTTCGCTGGAACGCACAGTCGCAATGAATAAAAGGGCGTCCCAGTTGCTTGATATTGCTTCCATAGAGGTGAATGGCAATGAAATAACGGTTAAGAACAATCATCCGAACCCATCGTTTATACCGGCTCTAGCTGATCCTTTTGCGGTAATAGTGGATGTAGATGCGGCCAGGACAATGGGTGAAGAGTTTGCCGAAAAACCCGTGGCAACCGGGCCTTTTAAAATCAAAGGGTACGCAAAAGATGTTGAAGTAGTGGTTGAAAAAAACGACAATTATTGGGGAAGTAAGCCAAAGTTGGATGAGGTGGTCTTTAAATTCATACCAGACAGCAATACACGGGTGATGGCATTACAGGCGGGTGAAATTCAGGTTGCGGACAACATCCCCGCGGAAAGCGTGGAAGCAATTATTAAAACCGGGGCCTATCAAATTTTAAGCGGATCTTCGCTTCGGACCCATATGCTCATTTTTAACGTAACGAAACCTGGGCTTGATGATGTCAATGTCAGAAAAGCCATTAATATGGCTATCAACAGGGAAGACCTGGCCAATAAAGTGATGAAAGAAAGCGCCATTCCCGCCGTCGGTCCGTTCCCCCTTGTCCTGCCTTTTGGAGGCAATGAATTAGAGGGTTACGCTTATCAGCCCGAGGAGGCCAAAAAGCTTCTTGATGCTGCCGGGTGGAAGCCCGGATCCGACGGTGTCCGCCGGAAGAACGACAGGAAGCTGGAGTTCTCCGTGCTTTGCTATAAAAACCGGCCGGAACTGCCGGTTCTCCTGGAGGCCATCCAGGCAGAACTGAAGGAGATTGGTGTTAAGATAAACATAATCAATGTGGAAAACATTGGTGAAGCCCTGAAAAAAGACTTTGACGCCACCATTTACAGCCTGAATACAGCTCCGTACGGCGATCCGCAATACTTTCTTGAAACCGTTTTTAAAACAGGGGCGGCTTCCAACTTTGGGAAATACAGCAATCCCAGGCTTGATTTACTGACCGACAAACTGAAGACAACCTTTAATGTACAGGAAAGAAACACCATTGCAAAAGAAGCTCAACAGATCGTACTAAATGACGCGGCTTTTGCCTTTCTGGTCTATCCCAAATCTCTACTGGCTATGAGCAATAAAGTCGAGGGTATTGAATTATCTCCATCCGAGTTCTATATGCTGAACCCGGATGTAACTGTCAGGCCTTAG
- a CDS encoding ABC transporter ATP-binding protein yields MRVSLLEVRDLVKHYPGKGGILAGRREKVRAVDGVSLSIARGETLGLVGESGCGKSTLGRLVVRLEEPTAGKIFFAGKEITVWTGRKLRELRRRFQIIFQDSSSSLNPRRTVGAIIEEPLANFGVGKEERRQRVRELLTLVGLEPGDASKYPHEFSGGQRQRINIARALALQPELVVCDEPVSSLDVSIRAQILNLLRELKRRLNLSYLFISHDLAAVNYLADRVAVMYLGKIVEILPAEGLVSQARHPYTRALLQAVPEPDPRQRYSQKPVVRGEPPDPASPPPGCRFHPRCPEARDVCRQEEPVLKEVGEGHLVACHFGETCLK; encoded by the coding sequence ATGCGGGTGAGCCTCCTGGAGGTAAGGGATCTGGTTAAGCACTACCCGGGGAAAGGAGGGATTCTGGCCGGCCGCCGGGAAAAGGTGCGGGCTGTTGACGGGGTTTCTCTCTCCATAGCCCGGGGAGAAACCCTGGGCCTGGTGGGGGAGAGCGGCTGCGGCAAGAGCACCCTGGGGCGGCTGGTGGTGCGGCTGGAAGAACCTACGGCCGGAAAGATTTTTTTCGCCGGCAAGGAGATCACCGTCTGGACGGGGAGAAAGCTGCGGGAGCTGCGCCGCCGCTTCCAGATCATCTTCCAGGACTCTTCTTCCTCCCTCAACCCGCGCCGGACGGTGGGGGCAATCATTGAAGAACCCCTGGCCAATTTCGGCGTGGGGAAGGAGGAGCGCCGGCAGCGGGTGCGTGAGCTTTTGACGCTTGTCGGCCTTGAACCCGGGGATGCGTCGAAATACCCGCACGAATTCAGCGGGGGGCAGCGCCAGCGCATCAACATTGCCCGGGCGCTGGCCCTGCAGCCGGAACTGGTGGTCTGTGACGAGCCCGTTTCCAGCCTGGACGTCTCCATCCGGGCGCAGATCTTGAATCTGTTGCGGGAGCTGAAAAGACGGCTTAATCTTTCATACCTCTTCATCTCCCACGACCTGGCGGCGGTGAATTATCTTGCCGACCGGGTGGCGGTAATGTACCTGGGCAAGATCGTGGAGATCCTGCCGGCAGAAGGTCTCGTATCACAGGCCCGCCACCCCTACACCCGGGCGCTCCTGCAGGCGGTGCCGGAACCCGACCCGCGGCAAAGATACAGCCAGAAACCGGTGGTGCGGGGCGAGCCGCCCGACCCGGCCAGTCCACCACCGGGCTGCCGCTTTCACCCCCGGTGCCCCGAAGCCCGCGACGTTTGCCGGCAGGAGGAGCCCGTCTTGAAGGAGGTGGGGGAGGGACACCTGGTGGCTTGTCATTTTGGTGAGACTTGCCTTAAGTAA
- a CDS encoding transposase codes for MLEKLRLWLSIDRWYFNKNFLWTLGGLHYDWVTKAKRNTVLYRLEQGKKRPLRPGERPAAFKAVLPFPGRREKKSGSSGYSRSFPGFLPRSYYPHKGKKKKKKIYRPVAVVTVLRLTEDSTPKARELSFSTDQEPPATYKGAYFLLSNHFDVPAEVVAYQKRWRIEIFFRNAKQELGMTQCHSTSENLVHAYFTLLFLAETLIRFAQWEHNKEGEARGYYGNYRASFQELLLGGISFFFLRKKCPPRNGYRSPVFSKVE; via the coding sequence TTGCTAGAAAAGCTCAGGCTGTGGCTCAGCATAGATCGCTGGTACTTCAACAAAAATTTCCTTTGGACTTTGGGGGGGTTGCATTACGACTGGGTAACCAAGGCCAAGCGGAACACTGTACTTTATCGCCTGGAACAGGGTAAAAAAAGACCGTTACGCCCTGGTGAACGCCCGGCAGCTTTTAAAGCAGTACTACCCTTTCCTGGTCGCAGGGAAAAAAAGTCTGGTTCCTCTGGCTATTCCCGGTCTTTTCCTGGCTTTTTACCAAGAAGTTACTACCCCCACAAGGGCAAAAAAAAGAAGAAAAAGATTTACAGGCCTGTAGCAGTGGTAACAGTACTCAGGTTAACCGAAGACAGTACTCCGAAAGCAAGGGAGTTATCTTTTTCGACCGACCAGGAACCCCCGGCTACTTACAAAGGAGCATACTTTCTCTTGAGTAACCATTTTGATGTGCCGGCAGAGGTGGTGGCCTACCAGAAACGCTGGCGGATAGAGATTTTCTTCCGGAACGCAAAGCAGGAACTGGGGATGACCCAGTGCCACTCCACCAGCGAAAATCTCGTCCATGCCTATTTCACCTTGCTTTTCCTGGCGGAAACGCTGATTCGCTTTGCCCAGTGGGAACATAACAAGGAAGGGGAGGCACGGGGATATTATGGAAATTATAGGGCTTCTTTTCAGGAGTTGCTACTGGGTGGAATTTCGTTCTTCTTCCTCAGGAAAAAGTGTCCACCCCGTAATGGATACAGGAGCCCAGTGTTTTCAAAGGTTGAGTAA